One Gossypium raimondii isolate GPD5lz chromosome 3, ASM2569854v1, whole genome shotgun sequence genomic window carries:
- the LOC105794545 gene encoding uncharacterized protein At5g08430 isoform X2: MAGNAASIFWLEEYSGKSLTPVGSKRKAKSKKLEFNGWGSKPLIEFLESIGKDTTEKISQHDVSDIIGKYINDNNLTNPAKKKRVLCDERLYSIFGRKTISRIKVYDLLETHYLENQDAWDDDFFFSSEEENLGEEKKCLRLEKKTYQKKRGFETPKSCFAAIIPENIKLVYLKKSLVLDLSKDFGSFEAKVVDSFVRIKSDPNNFLQKNSHQLVIVKGMKKVSGNNDVNADILLQVSNFVKDVRIAMLSEDDFSQEECEDLHQRMKKGLLKRPTVAELEAKARALHEDITKHWLAAELTLLPKLIDRANEKGWRREMFEYMERRQLLQTPEEQSRLLCEVPNVIAEEVEPETVPQDVKHEKDSSQISTVRETLEIPSNPVSNGKLSTLLPLKPVAQSSPIILKDDTVHCHDVQEQLIRPRDNNVRSTQVGNVPEENGAIVKHDFLKALDTTQVIDLSDDDNDDNEEHEDSNKTEAQDDVRSLIWHYQDPQGDIQGPFSLLSLKNWMDLDYFPDDFKVWKTGQNLNNAVLLADIVGRMFQI; encoded by the exons ATGGCTGGAAATGCAGCATCAATCTTTTGGTTGGAAGAATACAGTGGGAAGTCACTTACTCCTGTCGGTTCGAAAAGAAAGGCCAAATCGAAGAAACTGGAGTTTAATGGCTGGGGATCTAAACCACTCATTGAATTTCTTGAATCTATTGGTAAAGACACCACCGAGAAGATCTCTCAGCATGATGTTAGTGACATTATAGGCAAATATATTAATGACAATAACCTTACTAACCCAGCAAAAAAGAAGAGAGTTCTTTGTGATGAAAGGCTTTATTCTATTTTTGGAAGAAAAACAATAAGCCGAATCAAAGTCTATGACTTGCTTGAGACACACTATTTAGAAAACCAAGATGCATGGGATGATGACTTCTTTTTTAGCTCAGAAGAGGAGAATCTTGGTGAAGAAAAGAAATGTTTGAGATTGGAGAAAAAAACTTACCAGAAGAAAAGGGGTTTTGAAACACCGAAAAGCTGCTTTGCTGCAATAATACCAGAGAATATTAAACTAGTGTACTTGAAAAAGAGCTTAGTTCTGGATCTTTCAAAAGATTTTGGAAGCTTTGAAGCTAAAGTGGTAGATAGCTTTGTGAGGATCAAATCAGATCCTAATAACTTCCTTCAGAAAAATTCTCATCAGCTTGTGATTGTTAAAG GGATGAAGAAGGTCTCTGGGAATAATGATGTAAATGCAGACATTCTCCTTCAGGTTTCAAATTTTGTGAAAGATGTTAGAATTGCCATGCTTTCAGAAGATGATTTCTCTCAG GAAGAATGTGAAGATTTGCATCAGAGAATGAAAAAGGGCTTGCTGAAGAGACCAACCGTT GCGGAACTTGAAGCAAAGGCTCGGGCTTTACATGAAGATATAACCAAGCAT TGGCTTGCAGCAGAACTTACCTTGTTACCAAAGCTCATAGACCGTgccaatgaaaagggatggcgCAGAGA AATGTTCGAGTACATGGAAAGGAGACAACTGCTTCAGACTCCAGAGGAACAGTCACGACTGCTGTGTGAGGTTCCAAATGTTATTGCAGAGGAAGTAGAACCTGAAACTGTACCGCAAGATGTTAAACATGAAAAGGATAGCTCACAGATATCAACCGTGAGGGAAACTTTGGAAATTCCTAGCAATCCAGTTTCAAATGGAAAATTGTCAACCTTGTTGCCCTTAAAACCAG TGGCCCAATCTTCCCCCATAATTTTAAAAGACGATACAG TTCATTGCCATGATGTTCAGGAGCAGCTAATCCGCCCAAGAGACAACAATGTCAGGAGTACACAGGTTGGAAATGTACCAGAAGAAAACGGCGCCATAGTCAAACATGACTTTTTAAAAGCATTGGATACCACTCAAGTGATTGATTTGAGTGATGATGATAATGACGACAATGAAGAACATGAGGATTCAAACAAAACCGAGGCACAGGATGATGTGAGAAGCTTGATATGGCATTATCAAGACCCTCAGGGAGATATACAGGGTCCTTTCTCTCTCCTGTCGCTGAAAAATTGGATGGACCTCGACTACTTTCCAGACGATTTTAAGGTTTGGAAGACGGGTCAAAACCTAAATAATGCTGTTTTGTTGGCTGACATAGTTGGTCGAATGTTTCAGATTTAA
- the LOC105794545 gene encoding uncharacterized protein At5g08430 isoform X3 translates to MAGNAASIFWLEEYSGKSLTPVGSKRKAKSKKLEFNGWGSKPLIEFLESIGKDTTEKISQHDVSDIIGKYINDNNLTNPAKKKRVLCDERLYSIFGRKTISRIKVYDLLETHYLENQDAWDDDFFFSSEEENLGEEKKCLRLEKKTYQKKRGFETPKSCFAAIIPENIKLVYLKKSLVLDLSKDFGSFEAKVVDSFVRIKSDPNNFLQKNSHQLVIVKGMKKVSGNNDVNADILLQVSNFVKDVRIAMLSEDDFSQEECEDLHQRMKKGLLKRPTVAELEAKARALHEDITKHWLAAELTLLPKLIDRANEKGWRREMFEYMERRQLLQTPEEQSRLLCEVPNVIAEEVEPETVPQDVKHEKDSSQISTVRETLEIPSNPVSNGKLSTLLPLKPVHCHDVQEQLIRPRDNNVRSTQVGNVPEENGAIVKHDFLKALDTTQVIDLSDDDNDDNEEHEDSNKTEAQDDVRSLIWHYQDPQGDIQGPFSLLSLKNWMDLDYFPDDFKVWKTGQNLNNAVLLADIVGRMFQI, encoded by the exons ATGGCTGGAAATGCAGCATCAATCTTTTGGTTGGAAGAATACAGTGGGAAGTCACTTACTCCTGTCGGTTCGAAAAGAAAGGCCAAATCGAAGAAACTGGAGTTTAATGGCTGGGGATCTAAACCACTCATTGAATTTCTTGAATCTATTGGTAAAGACACCACCGAGAAGATCTCTCAGCATGATGTTAGTGACATTATAGGCAAATATATTAATGACAATAACCTTACTAACCCAGCAAAAAAGAAGAGAGTTCTTTGTGATGAAAGGCTTTATTCTATTTTTGGAAGAAAAACAATAAGCCGAATCAAAGTCTATGACTTGCTTGAGACACACTATTTAGAAAACCAAGATGCATGGGATGATGACTTCTTTTTTAGCTCAGAAGAGGAGAATCTTGGTGAAGAAAAGAAATGTTTGAGATTGGAGAAAAAAACTTACCAGAAGAAAAGGGGTTTTGAAACACCGAAAAGCTGCTTTGCTGCAATAATACCAGAGAATATTAAACTAGTGTACTTGAAAAAGAGCTTAGTTCTGGATCTTTCAAAAGATTTTGGAAGCTTTGAAGCTAAAGTGGTAGATAGCTTTGTGAGGATCAAATCAGATCCTAATAACTTCCTTCAGAAAAATTCTCATCAGCTTGTGATTGTTAAAG GGATGAAGAAGGTCTCTGGGAATAATGATGTAAATGCAGACATTCTCCTTCAGGTTTCAAATTTTGTGAAAGATGTTAGAATTGCCATGCTTTCAGAAGATGATTTCTCTCAG GAAGAATGTGAAGATTTGCATCAGAGAATGAAAAAGGGCTTGCTGAAGAGACCAACCGTT GCGGAACTTGAAGCAAAGGCTCGGGCTTTACATGAAGATATAACCAAGCAT TGGCTTGCAGCAGAACTTACCTTGTTACCAAAGCTCATAGACCGTgccaatgaaaagggatggcgCAGAGA AATGTTCGAGTACATGGAAAGGAGACAACTGCTTCAGACTCCAGAGGAACAGTCACGACTGCTGTGTGAGGTTCCAAATGTTATTGCAGAGGAAGTAGAACCTGAAACTGTACCGCAAGATGTTAAACATGAAAAGGATAGCTCACAGATATCAACCGTGAGGGAAACTTTGGAAATTCCTAGCAATCCAGTTTCAAATGGAAAATTGTCAACCTTGTTGCCCTTAAAACCAG TTCATTGCCATGATGTTCAGGAGCAGCTAATCCGCCCAAGAGACAACAATGTCAGGAGTACACAGGTTGGAAATGTACCAGAAGAAAACGGCGCCATAGTCAAACATGACTTTTTAAAAGCATTGGATACCACTCAAGTGATTGATTTGAGTGATGATGATAATGACGACAATGAAGAACATGAGGATTCAAACAAAACCGAGGCACAGGATGATGTGAGAAGCTTGATATGGCATTATCAAGACCCTCAGGGAGATATACAGGGTCCTTTCTCTCTCCTGTCGCTGAAAAATTGGATGGACCTCGACTACTTTCCAGACGATTTTAAGGTTTGGAAGACGGGTCAAAACCTAAATAATGCTGTTTTGTTGGCTGACATAGTTGGTCGAATGTTTCAGATTTAA
- the LOC105794545 gene encoding uncharacterized protein At5g08430 isoform X1, giving the protein MAGNAASIFWLEEYSGKSLTPVGSKRKAKSKKLEFNGWGSKPLIEFLESIGKDTTEKISQHDVSDIIGKYINDNNLTNPAKKKRVLCDERLYSIFGRKTISRIKVYDLLETHYLENQDAWDDDFFFSSEEENLGEEKKCLRLEKKTYQKKRGFETPKSCFAAIIPENIKLVYLKKSLVLDLSKDFGSFEAKVVDSFVRIKSDPNNFLQKNSHQLVIVKGMKKVSGNNDVNADILLQVSNFVKDVRIAMLSEDDFSQEECEDLHQRMKKGLLKRPTVAELEAKARALHEDITKHWLAAELTLLPKLIDRANEKGWRREMFEYMERRQLLQTPEEQSRLLCEVPNVIAEEVEPETVPQDVKHEKDSSQISTVRETLEIPSNPVSNGKLSTLLPLKPGNVAQSSPIILKDDTVHCHDVQEQLIRPRDNNVRSTQVGNVPEENGAIVKHDFLKALDTTQVIDLSDDDNDDNEEHEDSNKTEAQDDVRSLIWHYQDPQGDIQGPFSLLSLKNWMDLDYFPDDFKVWKTGQNLNNAVLLADIVGRMFQI; this is encoded by the exons ATGGCTGGAAATGCAGCATCAATCTTTTGGTTGGAAGAATACAGTGGGAAGTCACTTACTCCTGTCGGTTCGAAAAGAAAGGCCAAATCGAAGAAACTGGAGTTTAATGGCTGGGGATCTAAACCACTCATTGAATTTCTTGAATCTATTGGTAAAGACACCACCGAGAAGATCTCTCAGCATGATGTTAGTGACATTATAGGCAAATATATTAATGACAATAACCTTACTAACCCAGCAAAAAAGAAGAGAGTTCTTTGTGATGAAAGGCTTTATTCTATTTTTGGAAGAAAAACAATAAGCCGAATCAAAGTCTATGACTTGCTTGAGACACACTATTTAGAAAACCAAGATGCATGGGATGATGACTTCTTTTTTAGCTCAGAAGAGGAGAATCTTGGTGAAGAAAAGAAATGTTTGAGATTGGAGAAAAAAACTTACCAGAAGAAAAGGGGTTTTGAAACACCGAAAAGCTGCTTTGCTGCAATAATACCAGAGAATATTAAACTAGTGTACTTGAAAAAGAGCTTAGTTCTGGATCTTTCAAAAGATTTTGGAAGCTTTGAAGCTAAAGTGGTAGATAGCTTTGTGAGGATCAAATCAGATCCTAATAACTTCCTTCAGAAAAATTCTCATCAGCTTGTGATTGTTAAAG GGATGAAGAAGGTCTCTGGGAATAATGATGTAAATGCAGACATTCTCCTTCAGGTTTCAAATTTTGTGAAAGATGTTAGAATTGCCATGCTTTCAGAAGATGATTTCTCTCAG GAAGAATGTGAAGATTTGCATCAGAGAATGAAAAAGGGCTTGCTGAAGAGACCAACCGTT GCGGAACTTGAAGCAAAGGCTCGGGCTTTACATGAAGATATAACCAAGCAT TGGCTTGCAGCAGAACTTACCTTGTTACCAAAGCTCATAGACCGTgccaatgaaaagggatggcgCAGAGA AATGTTCGAGTACATGGAAAGGAGACAACTGCTTCAGACTCCAGAGGAACAGTCACGACTGCTGTGTGAGGTTCCAAATGTTATTGCAGAGGAAGTAGAACCTGAAACTGTACCGCAAGATGTTAAACATGAAAAGGATAGCTCACAGATATCAACCGTGAGGGAAACTTTGGAAATTCCTAGCAATCCAGTTTCAAATGGAAAATTGTCAACCTTGTTGCCCTTAAAACCAGGTAATG TGGCCCAATCTTCCCCCATAATTTTAAAAGACGATACAG TTCATTGCCATGATGTTCAGGAGCAGCTAATCCGCCCAAGAGACAACAATGTCAGGAGTACACAGGTTGGAAATGTACCAGAAGAAAACGGCGCCATAGTCAAACATGACTTTTTAAAAGCATTGGATACCACTCAAGTGATTGATTTGAGTGATGATGATAATGACGACAATGAAGAACATGAGGATTCAAACAAAACCGAGGCACAGGATGATGTGAGAAGCTTGATATGGCATTATCAAGACCCTCAGGGAGATATACAGGGTCCTTTCTCTCTCCTGTCGCTGAAAAATTGGATGGACCTCGACTACTTTCCAGACGATTTTAAGGTTTGGAAGACGGGTCAAAACCTAAATAATGCTGTTTTGTTGGCTGACATAGTTGGTCGAATGTTTCAGATTTAA
- the LOC105794548 gene encoding mitotic spindle checkpoint protein MAD2 has protein sequence MASRTVAKDIITLRGSAAIVSEFFGYAANSILYNRGVYPEESFAKVKKYGLPMLLTQDEGVKSFISNLTAQLSEWLEAGKLQRVVLVIMSKATNEVLERWNFSIETDCEVVEKGVSREKSDKEIMREIQAIMRQIASSITYLPCLDEPCVFDVLAYTDKDVAVPFTWIESDPKLIANPQMVKLHSFDTKIHKVDTLVSYKNDEWEEQ, from the exons ATGGCGTCAAGAACAGTTGCCAAAGATATAATCACTCTTCGAGGCTCAGCAGCAATCGTAAGCGAATTTTTTG GTTATGCAGCGAATAG CATTTTGTACAACCGAGGGGTTTACCCAGAAGAAAGTTTTGCCAAAGTGAAGAAATATGGGCTTCCAATGTTGCTTACCCAAGATGAAGGTGTAAAATCCTTCATTTCCAACCTGACAGCCCAGCTTTCTG AATGGCTGGAAGCTGGGAAGCTACAAAGGGTTGTGTTGGTTATCATGAGTAAGGCTACCAATGAGGTCTTGGAGAGGTGGAATTTTAGCATTGAAACAGATTGTGAGGTTGTTGAGAAAGG TGTGTCAAGGGAAAAGAGTGACAAAGAAATTATGAGAGAAATACAGGCAATCATGAGACAAATTGCTTCAAGTATCACTTACTTGCCATGCCTTGATGAACCAT GTGTGTTTGATGTATTAGCATACACTGATAAAGATGTAGCAGTACCATTCACTTGGATTGAGAGTGACCCAAAGTTGATTGCAAATCCTCAAATGGTGAAGTTGCATTCGTTTGATACCAAG ATACACAAGGTTGACACACTTGTATCATACAAGAACGACGAATGGGAGGAGCAGTAG
- the LOC105794547 gene encoding F-box protein SKIP14 — protein sequence MALNFSHRPIFPANMTEDNLVSPMRIANGYLVEGIPERNGDGCSKSWFSNLELEGCFDYGRDKSGDRGGSQESSSDDIVDLLPSDPFGMDITTTFTAISGWLEDLEIDYGRCVRDEVGTGDGSYQLFAGLNFIWNNAMWFQTFPGSMGFECKGSMSGGFGGFSHAKEGGDVSGCAGHGSPCNVEDVLSFGDEDMVSVDQENEEFQDCEVRAEGHEGAPHEALILALGYLGVRDLFVIENVCTSLRSVVQNDPLLWRDIHINPPLNEKITDDVLLQITGRGQGSLQCLSLVDCQRITDEGLKRVVENNPKLIKLSVPGCTKLSIEGILKCLRALKFMGSQGVKQLRIGSLYGVTQVHLEELKFLLGVDDQIQQLVHKPHFYSRRNVYLPCEDGRAIDIEMCPRCENMRLVYDCPAEGCQREGHAAQSCRACIICVSRCAQCGRCLNDSEYEENFCLELLCSDCSKPQLPKCGVSQNGMIGMSSSFTLQQTSNVHLHG from the exons ATGGCGTTGAATTTTTCCCATCGGCCTATCTTTCCTGCTAATATGACTGAAGACAATCTGGTTTCTCCTATGAGAATCGCCAATGGGTACCTTGTTGAAGGTATCCCAGAGAGGAATGGAGATGGGTGTTCAAAATCTTGGTTTTCGAATCTTGAGCTGGAAGGTTGCTTTGATTATGGAAGAGACAAGAGTGGTGACCGAGGTGGTTCTCAGGAGTCTTCTTCTGATGATATTGTTGATCTTTTGCCGTCTGATCCCTTTGGAATGGATATAACCACTACTTTCACTGCAATTTCTGGTTGGCTTGAGGATTTGGAAATTGATTATGGCCGCTGTGTGAGAGATGAGGTGGGGACTGGTGATGGGAGTTATCAGTTGTTTGCCGGATTGAACTTTATTTGGAACAACGCCATGTGGTTCCAAACCTTCCCTGGAAGCATGGGATTTGAATGTAAGGGCAGTATGTCTGGTGGTTTTGGCGGTTTTTCTCATGCTAAGGAAGGAGGAGATGTCTCTGGTTGTGCTGGCCATGGTTCCCCGTGTAATGTAGAGGATGTTTTGTCTTTTGGGGATGAAGATATGGTTTCGGTTGATCAGGAAAATGAAGAATTCCAGGACTGTGAGGTTCGTGCTGAGGGACATGAAGGAGCTCCTCACGAAGCTCTTATTTTGGCGCTTGGCTATTTGGGTGTGCGGGATCTTTTTGTTATTGAGAATGTTTGCACATCTCTGCGATCTGTAGTTCAGAATGATCCTCTTTTATGGAGGGATATTCACATAAATCCGCCACTGAATGAGAAGATTACGGATGATGTTCTTTTACAAATAACTGGTAGAGGCCAAGGTAGCTTGCAATGCTTGAGCCTGGTTGATTGCCAAAGGATTACTGATGAAGGTCTTAAGCGCGTAGTTGAAAATAATCCAAAGCTAATCAAG CTGAGTGTGCCTGGATGCACAAAACTAAGTATTGAGGGTATTTTGAAATGCCTAAGGGCTTTGAAATTTATGGGCTCACAAGGAGTGAAGCAGTTGAGGATTGGCAGTCTCTATGGTGTGACACAAGTGCATCTTGAAGAGCTGAAATTCTTGTTGGGTGTGGATGACCAAATTCAGCAGCTCGTGCACAAGCCTCACTTTTATAGCAGAAGAAATGTATATCTCCCTTGTGAAGATGGTCGTGctattgatattgaaatgtgCCCAAGATGTGAAAACATGAGGCTTGTTTATGATTGTCCTGCAGAGGGTTGTCAGCGGGAAGGGCATGCTGCTCAGTCATGCAGGGCGTGCATTATTTGCGTATCACGGTGTGCTCAATGTGGTAGGTGCTTAAATGACAGTGAGTATGAGGAGAACTTTTGTTTGGAGTTACTTTGTTCAGATTGTTCAAAGCCACAACTTCCGAAGTGCGGGGTGAGTCAGAATGGAATGATTGGCATGTCCAGTTCGTTCACTCTTCAACAAACTAGCAATGTTCATCTCCATGGCTAG